A stretch of the Nicotiana tabacum cultivar K326 chromosome 6, ASM71507v2, whole genome shotgun sequence genome encodes the following:
- the LOC107818122 gene encoding auxin transporter-like protein 2 yields MVPEKQAEEAIVSAVQNETEADDRQEEMAINSNLSFKSFLWHGGSVYDAWFSCASNQVAQVLLTLPYSFSQMGMLSGILLQIFYGIMGSWTAYLISVLYVEYRSRKEKESVSFKNHVIQWFEVLDGLLGPKWKAIGLAFNCTFLLFGSVIQLIACASNIYYINDHLDKRTWTYIFGACCATTVFIPSFHNYRIWSFLGLGMTTYTAWYLTIAAFVHGQVEGVIHSGPTKMVLYFTGATNILYTFGGHAVTVEIMHAMWKPQKFKYIYLYATLYVFTLTLPSAAAVYWAFGDQLLDHANAFSLLPRNGFRDTAVILMLIHQFITFGFACTPLYFVWEKVVGMHDTKSICWRALARLPVVIPIWFLAIIFPFFGPINSAVGALLVSFTVYIIPAAAHMLTYRKASARQNAAEKPPFFLPSWTAVYAVNVFVVVWVFVVGFGFGGWASMTNFIKQVDTFGLFAKCYQCHPPDRK; encoded by the exons ATGGTGCCTGAGAAACAAGCAGAAGAGGCCATAGTCTCAGCTGTCCAAAATGAAACAGAGGCAGATGATAGACAAGAAGAAATGGCTATTAATTCAAATTTGAGCTTCAAAAGCTTTCTTTGGCATGGTGGTTCAGTTTATGATGCCTGGTTTAGCTGTGCATCAAATCAG GTAGCACAGGTTCTGTTGACTTTACCTTACTCATTTTCTCAAATGGGAATGCTTTCAGGAATTCTACTGCAGATATTTTATGGTATAATGGGAAGCTGGACAGCTTACCTCATAAGTGTCCTATATGTTGAGTACAGAAgtagaaaagagaaagaaagtgtTAGCTTCAAGAACCATGTCATTCAG TGGTTTGAAGTGTTGGATGGCTTATTGGGACCCAAGTGGAAAGCTATTGGTTTGGCCTTCAACTGTACTTTCCTTCTATTTGGTTCGGTCATACAGCTCATTGCTTGTGCAAG TAACATTTATTATATAAACGACCATTTGGACAAGAGGACATGGACATACATATTTGGGGCATGCTGTGCGACTACTGTGTTTATTCCATCATTTCACAACTATAGAATATGGTCATTTCTTGGACTGGGGATGACTACTTATACAGCTTGGTATTTGACTATTGCAGCGTTTGTTCATGGGCAG GTTGAAGGAGTTATTCACAGTGGCCCAACTAAAATGGTGCTTTATTTTACGGGTGCCACTAACATACTCTACACTTTCGGCGGACATGCCGTCACCGT GGAAATCATGCATGCAATGTGGAAACCTCAAAAATTCAAGTACATATATCTGTATGCTACACTTTATGTCTTCACATTAACACTCCCATCAGCAGCAGCTGTCTATTGGGCCTTCGGTGACCAGCTTCTTGACCATGCCAATGCCTTCTCCCTCCTCCCTCGAAACGGTTTTCGCGACACAGCTGTCATTCTAATGCTAATCCACCAG TTTATTACATTTGGATTTGCTTGCACTCCTCTGTACTTTGTTTGGGAAAAAGTTGTGGGGATGCACGACACGAAGAGCATATGTTGGAGGGCATTGGCTAGGTTACCAGTCGTGATACCAATATGGTTTTTGGCCATCATATTTCCATTCTTTGGGCCTATTAACTCGGCTGTGGGGGCATTATTAGTTAGCTTCACCGTGTACATCATTCCTGCTGCTGCTCATATGCTCACTTACAGGAAGGCTTCTGCTCGACAG AATGCAGCTGAAAAACCTCCCTTCTTCCTTCCAAGCTGGACAGCGGTATATGCAGTGAATGTGTTTGTGGTGGTATGGGTTTTTGTTGTTGGATTTGGATTCGGAGGATGGGCAAGCATGACCAATTTCATCAAGCAAGTTGATACTTTTGGCTTGTTTGCTAAGTGTTATCAGTGCCACCCCCCTGACCGAAAGTAG